Proteins from a single region of Halorubrum sp. 2020YC2:
- a CDS encoding ribosome biogenesis/translation initiation ATPase RLI: protein MADDSIAVVDLDRCQPDRCNYECMKDCPPNRTGKECITKRGEDAEEGDPDQIHISEEICLGETCGICVNSCPFDAIEIINLPSELDDDPVHRYGDNAFSLYGLPTPEPGSVTGILGPNGIGKSTAVHALAGEMVPNLGDYAAEGDWERVLDRFRGTGIQNYLESLKEGDVTVARKPQYVDQIPNQFDGNTRELLERTDERGALDDLVDRLNIRPVMDQDIDSISGGELQRVAIAACLARDADFYFLDEITPYLDIGQRMIVARLIRELADDDAADRSMLVVEHDLAILDLLADTLHVAYGEPGAYGVITDPKSVRNGINEYLKGYLDNENMRIRPSAITFEEHAPRVASRSETLIEYPDMRKSYGDGEFELHVEGGEINRSEVLGVVGPNGIGKSTLAQLFTGDLEPNEGELDFALDISYKPQYIDIDQHMRVDAFLSSITDEFGSSYWNTEIAQPLQLDRVMEQNLSDLSGGERQRVAIAACLSDDADLYLLDEPSAHLDVEQRVRATTAIRRYAENHDATVMVIDHDIYMIDLLADRLMVFDGEPAERGRAAPPQDMRDGMNEFLADLEITFRRDERTGRPRINKPGSQLDSQQKRDGEYYYSG from the coding sequence ATGGCCGACGACAGCATCGCGGTCGTGGACCTCGACCGGTGTCAGCCCGACCGCTGTAACTACGAGTGCATGAAGGACTGCCCGCCCAATCGGACGGGCAAGGAGTGTATCACGAAGCGCGGCGAGGACGCGGAGGAGGGCGACCCGGACCAGATCCACATCTCCGAGGAGATCTGTCTGGGCGAGACCTGCGGTATCTGCGTCAACTCCTGCCCGTTCGACGCCATCGAGATCATCAACCTGCCCTCCGAACTCGACGACGACCCGGTCCACCGCTACGGCGACAACGCGTTCTCGCTGTACGGCCTCCCGACGCCGGAGCCGGGCAGCGTCACCGGCATCCTCGGCCCGAACGGGATCGGGAAGTCGACCGCGGTCCACGCGCTCGCCGGCGAGATGGTCCCGAACCTCGGCGACTACGCGGCCGAGGGCGACTGGGAGCGCGTGCTCGACCGCTTCCGCGGCACCGGGATCCAGAACTACCTCGAATCGCTGAAGGAGGGCGACGTGACCGTCGCGCGCAAGCCGCAGTACGTCGACCAGATCCCGAACCAGTTCGACGGCAACACCCGCGAGCTGCTGGAGCGGACCGACGAGCGCGGCGCGCTCGACGACCTCGTCGACCGGCTCAACATCCGGCCGGTGATGGACCAGGACATCGACTCCATCTCCGGCGGCGAGCTCCAGCGCGTCGCCATCGCGGCGTGTCTCGCCCGCGACGCCGACTTCTACTTCCTCGACGAGATCACGCCGTACCTCGACATCGGCCAGCGGATGATCGTCGCCCGGCTCATCCGCGAGCTGGCGGACGACGACGCCGCGGACCGGTCGATGCTCGTCGTCGAGCACGACCTCGCCATCCTCGACCTGCTGGCGGACACCCTCCACGTCGCGTACGGGGAGCCGGGCGCGTACGGGGTCATCACCGACCCCAAGTCGGTCCGCAACGGGATCAACGAGTACCTGAAGGGGTACCTCGACAACGAGAACATGCGGATCCGCCCGTCCGCGATCACCTTCGAGGAGCACGCGCCGCGGGTCGCCTCCCGGAGCGAGACGCTGATCGAGTACCCCGACATGCGGAAGTCGTACGGCGACGGCGAGTTCGAGCTGCACGTCGAGGGCGGCGAGATCAACCGCTCCGAGGTGCTCGGCGTCGTCGGCCCGAACGGGATCGGGAAGTCGACGCTCGCGCAGCTGTTCACGGGCGATCTGGAGCCCAACGAGGGCGAACTCGACTTCGCGCTCGACATCTCCTACAAGCCGCAGTACATCGACATCGACCAGCACATGCGGGTCGACGCCTTCCTCTCGTCTATCACCGACGAGTTCGGCTCCTCCTACTGGAACACGGAGATCGCGCAGCCCCTCCAGCTCGACCGCGTGATGGAGCAGAACCTCTCGGACCTCTCGGGCGGGGAGCGGCAGCGCGTCGCCATCGCGGCTTGCCTCTCCGACGACGCCGACCTCTACCTGCTCGACGAGCCGTCGGCGCACCTCGACGTCGAGCAGCGCGTGCGGGCGACGACCGCGATCCGCCGGTACGCCGAGAACCACGACGCGACGGTGATGGTGATCGACCACGACATCTACATGATCGACCTCCTCGCGGACCGCCTGATGGTGTTCGACGGCGAGCCGGCCGAGCGCGGTCGCGCCGCGCCGCCGCAGGACATGCGAGACGGGATGAACGAGTTTCTCGCGGACCTCGAGATCACCTTCCGCCGCGACGAGCGCACGGGCCGCCCCCGGATCAACAAGCCGGGGTCGCAGCTCGACAGCCAGCAGAAGCGCGACGGCGAGTACTACTACTCCGGGTGA
- a CDS encoding HAH_0734 family protein: MHHLIIRGDPDIRKDAVIEHDGEELVCFGINVQGGWHGPDEPQLWCTVGTEDEREAYDKREYVPHWLDVETVDAEDLDVIKAKGELSV, encoded by the coding sequence ATGCACCACCTCATCATCCGCGGCGACCCCGACATTCGGAAGGACGCGGTGATCGAGCACGACGGCGAGGAGCTGGTCTGTTTCGGTATCAACGTTCAGGGCGGCTGGCACGGTCCGGACGAGCCGCAGCTCTGGTGTACCGTCGGCACGGAGGACGAGCGCGAGGCGTACGACAAACGCGAGTACGTCCCTCACTGGCTCGACGTCGAAACGGTCGACGCCGAGGACCTCGACGTGATAAAGGCGAAAGGCGAGCTGTCTGTCTGA
- a CDS encoding L-threonylcarbamoyladenylate synthase, with translation MTADTSDDRPDRSDELRAAAAAVDRGDLVVYPTETVYGLGADALDADAVERAFELKGRDRSNPLSLGVASVDDALRYTRPTELAVAFGRAFLPGPVTVVVRRGDRVPDALTAGRDRVGIRVPDHDLARALLAETGPLTATSANVSGTGSVTDPSDLDERIRDGVAAVIDDGEAPGTESTVVDPEAGTIHRRGAMAGAVEAWLADPPVDE, from the coding sequence GTGACAGCCGACACGAGCGACGACCGACCGGACCGATCCGACGAGCTGCGCGCGGCGGCCGCCGCCGTCGACCGTGGTGACCTCGTCGTCTACCCGACCGAGACGGTGTACGGGCTGGGCGCTGACGCGCTCGACGCCGACGCCGTCGAGCGCGCCTTCGAACTGAAGGGCCGCGACCGGTCGAACCCCCTCTCGCTCGGCGTCGCGAGCGTCGACGACGCACTCCGCTACACCCGCCCGACGGAGCTGGCCGTCGCCTTCGGACGGGCGTTCCTCCCGGGACCGGTGACGGTCGTCGTCCGGCGCGGCGACCGGGTGCCGGACGCGCTCACCGCCGGGCGCGACCGCGTCGGGATCCGGGTGCCGGACCACGACCTCGCGCGGGCGCTGCTGGCCGAGACCGGCCCGCTCACCGCGACGAGCGCCAACGTCTCGGGCACCGGCAGCGTCACGGACCCGAGCGATCTCGACGAGCGGATCCGCGACGGGGTCGCCGCCGTGATCGACGACGGGGAGGCGCCCGGCACGGAGAGCACGGTCGTCGACCCCGAGGCGGGGACGATCCACCGGCGCGGCGCGATGGCCGGCGCCGTCGAGGCGTGGCTGGCGGACCCGCCGGTAGACGAGTGA
- a CDS encoding redoxin domain-containing protein codes for MPDFDVVSLPETDHVDEGDTAPEFTRPLVNDEYWEDRALSDVVDGPTLLLFHPMDGAFQGTYLYNTVDDNGWADDVDVLGVSVSTPYAHKRLLADRGDGVRIFSDPGAGVIEEYGLAQDIDGMTGITESRPAVFLLDADRTVEYAWVANEHPEFPDADAIGDAVADLVD; via the coding sequence ATGCCCGACTTCGACGTCGTCTCCCTGCCCGAGACGGACCACGTCGACGAGGGCGACACGGCGCCCGAGTTCACCCGCCCGCTCGTGAACGACGAGTACTGGGAAGACCGCGCGCTTTCAGACGTCGTCGACGGGCCGACGCTCCTGCTTTTCCACCCGATGGACGGCGCCTTTCAGGGGACGTACCTCTACAACACCGTCGACGACAACGGCTGGGCCGACGACGTCGACGTGCTCGGCGTTTCCGTCTCGACACCGTACGCCCACAAGCGCCTGCTCGCTGACCGCGGCGACGGCGTCCGGATCTTCTCCGACCCGGGCGCGGGCGTCATCGAGGAGTACGGCCTCGCACAGGATATCGACGGCATGACCGGGATCACGGAGAGCCGACCGGCCGTCTTCCTGCTCGACGCCGACCGCACCGTCGAGTACGCGTGGGTCGCGAACGAGCACCCCGAGTTCCCCGACGCCGATGCGATCGGCGACGCGGTCGCCGACCTCGTCGACTGA
- a CDS encoding glutathione S-transferase N-terminal domain-containing protein: MSEPQITLYRLQACPFCERVVRTLNELDVEYRSRYVEPMHSERNVVKRVSGARSVPAIVDRETGVTMSESANIVEYLEGTYGEGGA, translated from the coding sequence ATGAGCGAGCCACAGATCACCCTGTACCGGCTCCAGGCGTGTCCGTTCTGCGAGCGCGTGGTCCGGACGCTGAACGAGTTGGACGTGGAGTACCGCTCTCGGTACGTCGAGCCGATGCACTCCGAGCGCAACGTCGTCAAGCGCGTCTCCGGCGCCCGGAGCGTGCCGGCCATCGTCGACCGCGAGACGGGCGTCACCATGTCCGAGAGCGCGAACATCGTCGAGTACCTCGAAGGGACCTACGGCGAGGGAGGTGCCTGA
- a CDS encoding hemolysin family protein, whose protein sequence is MGLSSSAPVVDLLQLPMPGDSVVTVLGAVAILVLVGLSAFFSSSEIAMFSLPQHRIDSLVDEGVTGAETIRDMKQNPHRLLVTILVGNNIVNVAMTSIATALFGIYLSRGQSVLATTFGITTLVLIFGESAPKSYAVENTESWALRIARPLKLSEYALYPLVVLFDYIVKGVNALIGGSAAIESTYVTRDEIQDIIETGEREGVIEEEEREMLDRIFRFNNTIAKEVMTPRLDVTAVAKEDSVEEAIETCIQADHERVPVYEGNLDNIIGVVTVRDLVRELRYSEGTPSLERVVKPTLHVPESKNADELLAEMQENRLQMVTVIDEFGTTEGIITLEDMVEEIVGEILEGDEEAPVEFVEENVAVVQGEVNIDEVNEILGIDLPEGEEFETLAGFVFNRAGRLVEEGEEIEFDQIRIRIERVDNTRIMSARVTVLDGAAAEGDSTAPVETTDSTGEGGTAEADGDGGPARNDAE, encoded by the coding sequence ATGGGCTTGTCGTCTAGCGCGCCGGTGGTCGACCTCCTCCAGCTACCGATGCCGGGCGATAGCGTCGTGACCGTCCTCGGCGCCGTCGCGATCCTCGTGTTGGTCGGGCTCTCGGCGTTCTTCTCCTCGTCCGAGATCGCGATGTTCTCGCTGCCGCAACACCGCATCGACAGCCTCGTCGACGAGGGGGTGACGGGGGCGGAGACGATCCGCGACATGAAACAGAACCCGCATCGGCTGCTGGTGACGATCCTCGTCGGCAACAACATCGTCAACGTGGCGATGACCTCCATCGCCACCGCGCTGTTCGGGATCTACCTCTCGCGGGGCCAGTCGGTGCTGGCGACGACGTTCGGGATCACGACGCTCGTGCTGATCTTCGGCGAGAGCGCGCCCAAGTCGTACGCCGTCGAGAACACCGAGTCGTGGGCGCTCCGGATCGCCCGCCCGCTGAAGCTCTCCGAGTACGCGCTGTACCCGCTCGTCGTCCTCTTCGACTACATAGTCAAGGGCGTCAACGCCCTCATCGGCGGCTCGGCCGCCATCGAGTCGACGTACGTCACCCGCGACGAGATCCAAGACATCATCGAGACGGGCGAGCGCGAGGGGGTAATCGAGGAGGAGGAGCGGGAGATGCTCGACCGCATCTTCCGATTTAACAACACCATCGCCAAGGAGGTGATGACGCCGCGGCTCGACGTCACCGCGGTCGCGAAGGAGGACTCCGTCGAGGAGGCGATCGAGACGTGCATCCAGGCCGACCACGAGCGCGTTCCCGTGTACGAGGGCAACCTCGACAACATCATCGGCGTGGTCACGGTGCGGGATCTGGTCCGCGAGCTGCGCTACTCCGAGGGGACGCCCTCCTTAGAGCGCGTTGTCAAGCCCACCCTCCACGTTCCCGAGTCGAAGAACGCCGACGAACTGCTCGCGGAGATGCAGGAGAACCGCCTCCAGATGGTCACCGTTATCGACGAGTTCGGCACTACCGAGGGGATCATCACCTTAGAGGACATGGTCGAGGAGATCGTCGGCGAGATCCTCGAGGGCGATGAGGAGGCGCCGGTGGAGTTCGTCGAGGAGAACGTCGCGGTCGTCCAAGGCGAGGTGAACATCGACGAGGTCAACGAGATACTCGGCATCGACCTCCCGGAGGGCGAGGAGTTCGAGACGCTCGCCGGCTTCGTGTTCAACCGCGCCGGGCGCCTCGTCGAGGAGGGCGAGGAGATCGAGTTCGACCAGATCCGGATCCGGATCGAGCGCGTCGACAACACCCGGATCATGTCCGCGCGCGTCACCGTCCTCGACGGCGCCGCCGCGGAGGGGGACTCGACCGCGCCGGTGGAGACGACCGACTCGACGGGCGAGGGGGGGACGGCCGAGGCGGACGGCGACGGCGGACCCGCGCGGAACGACGCGGAGTAA
- a CDS encoding DUF5781 family protein, with translation MDLRVQGDVPPDPFLGAADLFETERSVEAPVRVVVREDPDERTWAGHYDDHHVLNVSRRAATSAMARELAIHELAHMARYEEGHPSHLQSTEEALYLGLSGEKVERRKLAHCYQIANHMKDIYADDITLSVAPADKLLGFLESTLAAAVADRPDVSRTGSPPVTAGADPEITAVNAAFALALVERHDIAGLDHRIYDLARAAGSDTDAVDVDAFKDRFLDLGHDPSESDYRKALVAAARAYAV, from the coding sequence ATGGATCTTCGCGTACAGGGGGACGTTCCCCCCGACCCGTTTCTCGGCGCCGCGGACCTCTTCGAGACAGAGCGCTCCGTGGAGGCGCCGGTCCGCGTCGTGGTCCGCGAGGACCCCGACGAGCGGACCTGGGCCGGCCACTACGACGACCACCACGTCCTGAACGTCTCGCGGCGGGCCGCCACGAGCGCGATGGCGCGCGAGCTGGCGATCCACGAGCTGGCGCACATGGCGCGCTACGAGGAGGGCCACCCCTCCCACCTCCAGTCGACGGAGGAGGCGCTGTACCTCGGCCTCTCCGGCGAGAAGGTCGAGCGCCGCAAGCTCGCGCACTGCTACCAGATCGCGAACCACATGAAGGACATATACGCCGACGACATCACGCTCTCGGTGGCGCCCGCGGACAAGCTCCTCGGCTTCCTCGAATCGACGCTCGCGGCCGCGGTCGCGGACCGACCCGACGTGTCGCGCACCGGCTCGCCCCCGGTGACGGCGGGCGCCGACCCGGAGATAACGGCCGTCAACGCCGCGTTCGCGCTCGCCCTCGTCGAGCGCCACGACATCGCCGGCCTCGACCACCGCATCTACGACCTCGCGCGCGCGGCCGGCAGCGACACCGACGCCGTCGACGTCGACGCGTTCAAAGACAGGTTCCTCGACCTCGGCCACGACCCCTCCGAGAGCGACTACCGGAAGGCGCTCGTGGCCGCCGCCCGCGCCTACGCGGTTTAA
- a CDS encoding queuosine precursor transporter: MSSRTAAGGQGGPFRTDPLDRSAVAAVALITLFTVALATSQLTAAKVLALPLPFALPVVGPEIMLPGAALAYALTFLASDCYAELYGRRATQVVVNVAFLANFLVLALVWSTLAAPGDDPGVSAAFQTALGPAANIVAGSLLAYVVSQNWDVFVFHAIRERTGEGMLWLRNIASTATSQAIDTVIFVGVAFYAAPTLFGVGIAFEPPALLALGLGQYLLKLAIAALDTPVVYLIVGAVRN, from the coding sequence ATGAGTAGCCGGACGGCAGCCGGCGGTCAGGGCGGTCCGTTCCGGACCGACCCGCTGGACCGGTCGGCGGTCGCGGCGGTCGCGCTGATCACCCTGTTCACGGTCGCGCTCGCGACCTCGCAGCTCACCGCCGCGAAGGTGCTCGCGCTGCCGCTCCCGTTCGCGCTGCCGGTCGTCGGCCCGGAGATCATGCTCCCGGGCGCCGCGCTGGCGTACGCGCTCACGTTCCTCGCCTCCGACTGCTACGCGGAGCTGTACGGCCGGCGGGCGACGCAGGTCGTCGTCAACGTCGCGTTCCTCGCGAACTTCCTCGTGTTGGCGCTGGTGTGGTCGACGCTCGCGGCGCCCGGGGACGACCCCGGGGTGTCGGCCGCCTTCCAGACCGCGCTCGGGCCGGCGGCGAACATCGTCGCCGGGAGCCTGCTGGCGTACGTCGTCAGTCAGAACTGGGACGTGTTCGTCTTCCACGCGATCCGCGAGCGCACCGGCGAGGGGATGCTGTGGCTCCGCAACATCGCGTCGACGGCGACGAGCCAGGCCATCGACACCGTCATTTTCGTCGGCGTCGCCTTCTACGCGGCGCCGACCCTGTTCGGCGTCGGGATCGCGTTCGAGCCGCCGGCGCTGCTCGCGCTCGGACTGGGCCAGTACCTCCTCAAGCTCGCGATCGCCGCCCTCGACACGCCCGTCGTCTACCTGATCGTCGGCGCGGTCCGGAACTGA
- a CDS encoding type II toxin-antitoxin system ParD family antitoxin translates to MPKISVEIPAELLADLDEHVGDDGKFVNRSDAVRASIRKNLDLLDEIDARHDRLDDEGPSTAAGSGGGSDE, encoded by the coding sequence ATGCCGAAGATAAGCGTCGAGATCCCGGCGGAGCTGCTGGCCGACCTCGACGAGCACGTCGGTGACGACGGGAAGTTCGTGAACCGGAGCGACGCGGTGCGCGCCTCGATCCGCAAGAACCTCGACCTGCTCGACGAGATCGACGCCCGCCACGACCGGCTCGACGACGAGGGGCCGTCGACCGCGGCCGGATCGGGAGGGGGGAGCGATGAGTAG
- a CDS encoding biotin transporter BioY: MATNTESVDLVGDEAATNLARAALFAALVGAFAYVSFPFPVSPAPVTLQVLGVFLAGIFLGPVWGGAALALYLVAGALGAPVFSGGAAGFGELVGSTAGYLWSYPIAAALVGAVVHRGARLRDLDAVSAPALVGAMAAGTVVVYAMGVVGLYLTLELTLVESFVQGAVVFLPAEGAKMAAAVGIVRSDAIAAE, from the coding sequence ATGGCAACGAACACGGAGTCCGTCGACCTCGTGGGCGACGAGGCGGCGACGAACCTCGCCCGCGCCGCGCTGTTCGCGGCGCTCGTCGGCGCGTTCGCGTACGTATCGTTCCCGTTCCCGGTGTCGCCGGCGCCGGTCACGCTTCAGGTGCTCGGCGTGTTCCTCGCCGGGATCTTCCTCGGCCCGGTCTGGGGCGGCGCGGCGCTCGCCCTCTACCTCGTCGCCGGCGCGCTCGGCGCGCCGGTGTTCTCCGGCGGCGCCGCGGGGTTCGGAGAGCTCGTCGGCTCGACCGCCGGGTACCTCTGGTCGTACCCGATCGCGGCCGCGCTCGTGGGCGCGGTCGTCCACCGGGGCGCCCGGCTCCGCGACCTCGACGCCGTCTCCGCCCCGGCCCTCGTGGGCGCGATGGCCGCGGGAACGGTCGTCGTCTACGCGATGGGCGTCGTCGGCCTCTACCTGACGCTGGAGCTCACCCTCGTCGAGTCGTTCGTTCAGGGGGCCGTCGTCTTCCTCCCCGCGGAGGGCGCGAAGATGGCCGCGGCGGTCGGTATCGTCCGGTCCGACGCGATCGCGGCCGAGTGA
- a CDS encoding ABC transporter ATP-binding protein, translated as MIEVDGVTCRYGGSDGRDGVTAVDDVSLSVPDGEFLIVAGANGSGKTTLVRTFNGLVDSDAGTVSVNGTPVDEDLVAARTAVGMVFQDPRDQFVAATVGADVAFGPENLGLAHAEIDRRVEAALDAVNMAGRGTDRIASLSGGERERVAIAGALAMEPDHLVLDEPFTGLDEPARRSVVDRLRALRRAGTGVVAVTHDLRDVFEIADRVVGLADGRVAVDAPPAAAAESLPGVDVRVPDGAAAGPRPSDG; from the coding sequence GTGATCGAGGTCGACGGCGTCACCTGTCGGTACGGCGGGTCGGACGGGCGCGACGGCGTCACCGCCGTCGACGACGTCTCCCTCTCCGTCCCCGACGGGGAGTTCCTGATCGTCGCGGGCGCGAACGGCTCCGGGAAGACGACGCTGGTCCGGACGTTCAACGGCCTCGTCGACTCCGACGCCGGGACGGTCTCGGTGAACGGGACCCCGGTCGACGAGGACCTCGTCGCGGCCCGGACCGCGGTCGGGATGGTGTTTCAGGACCCGCGCGACCAGTTCGTCGCGGCGACCGTCGGCGCCGACGTCGCCTTCGGCCCGGAGAACCTCGGCCTCGCGCACGCCGAGATCGACCGCCGCGTCGAGGCCGCGCTCGACGCCGTCAACATGGCCGGCCGCGGGACGGACCGGATCGCGTCGCTGTCCGGCGGCGAGCGCGAGCGCGTCGCGATCGCCGGCGCGCTGGCGATGGAGCCGGACCACCTCGTCTTGGACGAGCCGTTCACCGGCCTCGACGAGCCGGCGCGGCGCTCGGTCGTCGACCGCCTCCGCGCGCTCCGCCGCGCGGGGACCGGCGTCGTCGCCGTCACCCACGACCTCCGGGACGTGTTCGAGATAGCCGACCGGGTGGTCGGGCTGGCCGACGGGCGCGTCGCGGTCGACGCCCCGCCGGCCGCGGCCGCCGAGTCGCTGCCCGGAGTCGACGTGCGCGTCCCCGACGGCGCCGCCGCCGGGCCACGCCCGAGCGACGGATGA
- a CDS encoding CbiQ family ECF transporter T component, with protein sequence MTLSYVPGDSAGHRLDPRSKLLVQVAFAAAAYAYTTPRGLAVLTGVAAACLLAADGGPRDLWAYRVALPFLLVAPVVAGATLGAPWFRVERAADTALASYRVLLILVVAAAYVRSTPVRESRAAVQRTVPGRAGVFLGAGVALVFRFLPLLRRDLLAARAAMRARLGGERPLRDRMRIVAVAGIDRALSRADRLGTALVARCFAWNPTLPRLAFRRVDAPALALAGCLLAAAVLRVV encoded by the coding sequence ATGACGCTGTCGTACGTCCCCGGCGACTCCGCCGGCCACCGGCTCGATCCGCGCTCGAAGCTGCTCGTGCAGGTCGCTTTCGCCGCGGCGGCGTACGCGTACACCACGCCCCGGGGGCTCGCGGTCCTCACCGGCGTCGCCGCCGCCTGCCTCCTCGCGGCCGACGGCGGTCCCCGCGACCTGTGGGCGTATCGGGTCGCGCTCCCGTTCCTGCTCGTCGCGCCCGTCGTGGCCGGCGCGACGCTCGGCGCGCCGTGGTTCCGGGTCGAGCGCGCGGCCGACACGGCGCTCGCGAGCTACCGCGTCCTCCTGATCTTGGTCGTCGCGGCCGCGTACGTCCGGTCGACGCCGGTCCGAGAGTCGCGCGCGGCGGTCCAGCGGACGGTCCCGGGCCGGGCGGGCGTCTTCCTCGGCGCGGGCGTCGCGCTCGTCTTCCGGTTCCTCCCGCTCCTGCGGCGCGACCTCCTCGCGGCGCGCGCCGCGATGCGGGCGCGGCTCGGCGGCGAACGCCCCCTCCGCGACCGGATGCGGATCGTCGCGGTCGCGGGGATCGACCGCGCGCTCTCCCGGGCCGACCGGCTCGGGACGGCGCTCGTCGCCCGGTGTTTCGCGTGGAACCCGACGCTCCCGCGCTTAGCGTTCCGGCGCGTCGACGCCCCGGCGCTGGCGCTCGCCGGATGCCTGCTCGCGGCCGCGGTCCTGCGGGTCGTCTGA